The Vicinamibacterales bacterium sequence ACGCCGGCGGCGCGGCAATGGGCGATCGACGCGTTCAAGGGGATGCGCAGCGACGGCCAGTTCGTCCCGTTCGGAATCGACAAGCCGACGGTCGTGTTTCCGGGTTACGACGGTGGCGCCGAGTACGGCGGGCAGGCCTTCGATCCAGAGACCGGCCTCTACTACGTGAACGCCAACGATCTGGCGTGGACGGGGCAGCTGGCGCCGGGCACCGGAGGGCAGAGCGGCAAGGGGCTTTATCAGCAGCAGTGCGGACTCTGTCATCGCGACGATCGCGCTGGCACGCCGCCACAGATCCCGACGCTGATCGGGATTCGCGATCGCCGAGCCTTCTCGGAGATCGTCGACACTGTGCGGCGGGGAGCCGGCCGGATGCCGGCGTTTCCGGCGCTCGAACAGACCGCCGTCAACGCGATCGTGCAGTACGTGTTGACCGGCGAGGATACTCCCGTGACGCCGGCCGGGGCGCCATCCACCGCCAGCGGTGCAGTACACCCGCTGATCAACAGCGACTATCGCTTCACCGGGTATAAGAAATTCCTCGATCCCGACGGCTATCCGGCGGTGGCGCCACCCTGGGGCACGCTCAGCGCGATCGATCTCAACTCAGGCGAGTACGCGTGGAAGGTGCCGCTTGGCGAGTATCCCGAACTGGCGGCACTCGGCCTGAAGGCGACCGGCAGCGAAAACTACGGCGGCCCCGTGGTGACCGGCGGCGGCCTCGTGTTCATTGCCGCCACCAACCATGACCGCAAGATCCGCGCATTCGACAAGGCGAGCGGCGCGTTGCTCTGGGAATATGTGCTGCCGTCTTCCGGCAACGCGACGCCCGCGGTCTACGAGAGCGGCGGCCGCGAATTCATTGTCGTGGCCGCCGGCGGCGGCAAGTCGCCGCAAGGCGGTCCGGGCGGGATCTACGTCGCCTTCGCCCGGCCGAAATGATGCCGCGGGCCGTCCCGCGCTGCGCCGCGCGACCGGGTGCGTGATACGTTCTCGTCGATCATGCGTAATCGCGTCGCCATCGTCGCGGCCGGCCTGGGGCTGGCGCTCGTTCGGCCGCTCGCGCAGGCGCCTCAGCTGCCCGATCCCATCGCCTCGCGCATCGATCCCTACGTCGAGAAACAGCGCATCGTCGTCATGACCGACATCGCCAACGAGCCGGACGACCAGATGTCGATGGTGCGTTTCCTGGTCTACTCGAATCAGTTCGACGTCGAGGGGCTGGTGGCGGCGACCTCCACGTGGATGCGGCAGCGCGTGCGTCCTGACGTGATCCGCACGGTCGTCGACGCCTATGCGGAAGTGCGGCCGTCGCTGCTCGCCAACCAGCCGGGCTTTCCCGATCCGGGCGCGCTGCGCGGCGTGATCGTCTCAGGACAACCCTCGTACGGCATGGCCGCGGTCGGTCCAGGCAAGATGTCGGACGGCGCGGCGCTCATCCTGCGGGCCGCCGACAAGCCCGATCCGCGGCCGCTGTGGGTGCTCGCCTGGGGCGGAACGAACACGCTCGCGCAGGCGCTCCTCGAGGCCCGTACCTCACGTCCGTCCGCCGATCTCGATCGGCTCGTCGCCAAGCTGCGCGTCTACACGATCTCGGATCAGGACGATGCGGGCCCGTGGATCCGCCGGGAGTTTCCGTCCCTGCACTACATCGCGACGCCGTCGACGCAGGACGGCGAGCAGTACTACTCGGCCACATGGACGGGCATCAGCGGCGACCGCTTCTACAAGAACGCGCCCGGCGCCGATTTCACGACCTTCACCGACGCGTGGGTCAACGCCAACATCCGCGCCAAAGGACCGCTCGGCATGCACTACCCGCTGCCGTGCTGTATTCACGAGGGTGACACCCCGACGTTTCTCGGCCTGATCGACAACGGCCTCGACAGCTTCATGAGTCCCGCCTACGGCGGCTGGGGCGGACGCTACGTCTGGCGCACGCCGTCGGGCGAGCCCCGGCCGTTCTGGACGCAGGGGGGCGATTCGTACCCCGGCCGCGACAGCTCGCGCGACACGGTCACCGGCACCGACGGGCGGATCTACACGAGCGATCAGGCGACCATCTGGCGATGGCGCGACGCGTTCCAGCACGACTTTGCCGCGCGCATGGACTGGACGATCAAGGACGCGAAGTCCGCCAACCACAACCCCGTCGTCGTCGTGAACGGCGTCGGCGGCCACGCGCCAATCGCGATCGAGGCGAAGGCGGGCGTGCCGCTGACGATCGATGCCTCCGCGACCCGCGATCCGGACGGCAATGCGCTGTCGTACCGCTGGTTCTTCTATCCGGAGGCGGGCACGGGCATTCCGGGCCGGCCGGTCGCGACGGGCCGGGAGGTGGCGATTGGCGGCGGCGGGACGCACGAGGAAGGCGGCATCCCGTCGGCGCCGGAAGGCGGCCCGAAGGATCCACCCGCACGCGTGACGCTCGCGGATGCGTCCACCCCACGCGTCACCGTGACGCCGCGCGTCCCCGGAACGTCGCACGTCATTCTCGCGGTCGAGGACAATGGCTCGCCGTCGCTGACGTCGTACCGGCGGGTGATCCTGACGATACGGTGAACGCGGCGCCGCGATCTATGCGCGCGGCGGGCCGAAGGGCTCGCCGGCCGGGAGCCACTCGATCGGTACGCCGTTGACGATGCGATGCAGCCAGTCGGCGACTTCGCGCATGCCCCAGTCTTCCGACATCATGTGGCCGAGCAGGATGACCCCGCGCTGACGGCCCAGCGCGTGCGCGTCGAGCGCGTACTCGGCGTTGCCGCCTGACTCCGGCGATTCGCCGCCGATCGACACGTCGATGGCCTGCGTCAGCGCCGGTACGCCGTAGCCGGGCCCCATGCTGATCCGCGTCACCTTCATCTGAGGATCGCCGCAGACGCGAATCGCCCGGCCGCCAAGACGCTTGGCGATATCGGCTGCCAGCGCGCGCAGGGTCGTCTCCGGGACGACGTAGATGCCGCGTTCGCTCGGCGAGACGTACTGCGCGAGCCCGAGGGTGCGCGCCGAGCCGGCCACGAGCGGATCGGGGTGCATCCGGTGCGCGTGATCGTGGAATCGCCAGACCACCAGCTTCTGATCGCCGATGAAGGCGAGCTTCGCCTGATAGGTGGTATCTGCCTCGAGCGCCGCGGTCTGATCCAGGTGGTTGTAGAACGTCGGCTCGTGGGTGATCACGAAGTTGCGTCCGGCCGCCGCCGCGCGGTGGAGCACGTCGAGCGTCGCCATCCCGGTCGTCGCGATGCCCCGGACGGACGTCTCGGGTCGTCCCGCCTTGAACGTGTCGACGGTCGGCTCGCGCCAGGCGATCCCGTCGGCCGCCAGCGCCTGCTGGATGCGCGTCACGACCTCCTGCGCGGTCACGACACCCCCTCCCGCACCCCGGGATCGGACTGGGCGGCCGCGCTCCAGTACGGATCGCCGACGACGATCGCTTCGGCCGGCACCTGCGGTACGACCGAGCGCACCCACGCCGCGCATGCGGCGGCGCTGGGCTCGAGCGACAGGATCCGGCCGACGGCCAGCAGCCCCTTCCGGGGGCGCGCGTCGAGCACGTAGGGCACCGCTTCCCATTCGCGCGGCTCGCCGGCGAGGATGACGTCGGCGCGCGGCATCCGCGCCACGGTGGAGGCGAGATCGGTCGTCCCGGGGCTCAACAGTACCGTCTGCACGCGCATGTCTGGCGGGCCGAGCCAGCGCAGGCCGCCGCGCGCGTGCAGCTTCGTCCGGACGTGCTCGATGAGCGCGTCGAGCCGCGTCTCGGGAATGCTGTAAATCGCGTCGGCGTCGGCCACGCCGTACGCGCTCCAACCCAGCGCGTTGGCGAGCGCGGTGACCGGCTCGCTCGGCTTGCGCGCGTTCCAGTGTTCGCTGAACCGCCAGACCACGAGGTGATGGTCGTCAACGAGCGCCTTCTTCGCCGCATAGACGGGATCGCCGGCGCGGCCGCCTCCATCCTCGGCGCCGGTATAGAAGGTCGGCTCTTGGGTCACGATGAAGTTGCGGCCGGTTGCCGCGGCGCGGCGCAGTACGTCGGCCGTGGCCATCACGGTGGTCGCCACGCCGGTAACGAGCGTCTCGGCCGTTCCGGCCTTGATGCCGTCGACGTCGCCCTCACGCCACGGCACCCCGGCGCGTTTCTGAAGTTGATCGATCACCTGCGCGGCGGTCAGGCCATCGCCTTGGCCGGTCAGGCCATCGCCCTGGGCGCGGGCGCTGCGCAGGTTGGCGGCGACTGCCGCGGCGGCTGCCGTCGCCAGGAATGCCCGCCGCGTCGGCTGGGACGGCATCGGCGGCTAGCTGCGCGGTTTCGGCGCGAGCAGCGCGCGGAGCAGCGCGAGCTTGTCCACGCTGCCGGCGAGCGGGATCGGCGCGAACGTGTCGCCGAGGTTCATCGTCGCGTCCGGCCGTTCCGCCACGGAAGGCCAGCGGGGAAGGCCCGTGCCGTTGGGATCGCCGTGCGCGGCGAAGTTGGCCCAGTACGACGACATCGTGTCGGCGATGCGCGTGTCGTCGGCGGTGAACGGGCGATTGGAGAACGCCAGCGTGTTCATCGCGTAGGGCACTTCCGACGTGTGGAACGCGCCGTACTGCGCGGCGTCGGGGCCGGGCAGCGTGTGATCCCAGAAGTACGTGTACGCCGCGGTCTTCGAAGTGCCGGCGCGCACCGACATCCACATCGACGTCGTGACGCGCGAGATGTCGCGGGCGCTCGCGTTCTGCGCCGCGCGCGCCTCGTCGTCGGACGCCGCGCCATAGAGCTTCAGGAATTCCGCTGCGCGGTCGCCATAGCGCTGTGCCGCCTGCTTTCGAAACGCCTCGCCGGTGACCGTCGGCTGCGGAACGGCGCCGCCCTCGTCGCGGTTCATGCCGGCCAGCACAGGCACGTCGTTGTAGGCGCCGCTCGCGAGCGCGTCGGCCTCGGCCGCCAGCAGCGCGTAGTTGTCGACGATGGTGCCCCAGCGGATCGGCACGCCGCCGACCGGCGGCGCGGCGATCTGGGACGTCGGCAGCGCGCGCAGCTCGGCGATCGACGCGGCGTTCTTGGCGCGCGCGAAGCGCACGCCGTCCTGTTCGGCGTCGGCCAGCGTGCGCGAGGCCCCGAAGCCGCCGAGCGAGACGCCGCTCTCAGCGATCGCGCGTTGGAACTGCCCCTTGGCAAGCGGACTGACGATCAGATTGCGCACGCCGAACGCGCCGGCCGACTGACCGGCGATCGTGATCTGCGCCGGATCGCCGCCAAACGCCGCCGCGTTCGCCTTCACCCACTTCACCGCCGCGATTTGATCGAGCAGACCGTAGTTCCCCGAGGCGTGATACGACGCCTCCTGCGTCAGGTCGGGATGGGCGAGGAACCCGAATGCCCCGAGGCGGTAGTTGATCGTGACGACCACCAGCCCCTTCGATGCCAGGCCGCTGCCGTCATATACCGGCACCGAACCCGACCCTTCGGTGTTCGCCCCCCCGTGGATGTACACGTAAACCGGGTGCCGTTCACCCGCCGCCGCGGCGGGAGTCCACACGTTCAGATACAGGCAGTCTTCGGCCGTCGGACCGTGCGCCATGAACTCGGACGTCCATGGCTTGCGCGCCTCGACGATGTTCTGCGTGCAGGTGGCGCCAAAGGCGTCCGCCTTGCGAACGCCCTGCCACGCCGCCGCCGGCTGCGGCGCGCGCCAGCGCTGCGCGCCGATCGGTGGCGCCGCAAACGGCACCCCCTTGAACGCCGCGACCGCGCCGTCGGCCGACAGCGTTCCCGCGAGCGACCCTTCCGCGATCCGGACGGTGGTCAACGCGTGGGGCGGGGCCGCCGCGAGCGCGAGCGCACCGCCGAGCAGGATGGAGGCGGCGAGTACTTTCACGGAGGTCATACTACCCGGATTCGCGGCCGGTGTTTCCGTGCGTCGGGTCGGGTCGCGGCTGGTGATAACCTCCGGACGTGCAGGCTACCCTGCGTCCCGCCACCGGTGACGACGCGGACGCCCTGACCGACCTGGCGCATCGCGCCAAGGCGCACTGGGGCTACCCGGCGAGCTGGATGCGGAAATGGGACGCGCAGCTCACCATCCTGCCGGGCTACGTCGAGATGCACGACGTCTGGGTTGCAGAGCGCGACGGCGTCATTGTCGGGATGTGCGCGCTCGAGGATCGGGGCGCACGCTGGATGCTCGAGCACGTCTGGGTCGAGCCTGCGCTCCACTGCGGCGGCATCGGCACCCAACTCGTGCGGCAGGCGCTGCAGGCCGCCGGCGCGCAGCGGGGGCGGACTGTCGAACTGCTCTCGGACCCGTCCGCGACCGGCTTCTACGAAAAGCTTGGCGCCCGCCATGTCGGCGAGGTGCCGGCGCCAATGCCGGGCGCGCGCGATCGCACGCTTCCGCGCTACGTGTTCGATCTGCCTGCGCCGGGACAGTCCACCTGACGGCCGTCCATCATTCAGCGGCGCTGGCCAGGCGTTGCACCGGATCAGTCGGTGGCGCGCGCGGGCGGCGGCGCCGACGCGTGGAATTCCGTCGAGAACCGCGTTCGATATGTTTCGAGCAGGTGCTGCACGCGCGCCGCGTCGCGCGAGGCGACGATCAGGCCCGCATGGTGCCGCTTGTTCACGCGCTGGACGATTTCGCTCTCGGCGTAGCCGCTCAGGTCGGGCCATTCCTGCCGCGCCAGGGACAACACGATGCCCGCGCAC is a genomic window containing:
- a CDS encoding nucleoside hydrolase-like domain-containing protein is translated as MRNRVAIVAAGLGLALVRPLAQAPQLPDPIASRIDPYVEKQRIVVMTDIANEPDDQMSMVRFLVYSNQFDVEGLVAATSTWMRQRVRPDVIRTVVDAYAEVRPSLLANQPGFPDPGALRGVIVSGQPSYGMAAVGPGKMSDGAALILRAADKPDPRPLWVLAWGGTNTLAQALLEARTSRPSADLDRLVAKLRVYTISDQDDAGPWIRREFPSLHYIATPSTQDGEQYYSATWTGISGDRFYKNAPGADFTTFTDAWVNANIRAKGPLGMHYPLPCCIHEGDTPTFLGLIDNGLDSFMSPAYGGWGGRYVWRTPSGEPRPFWTQGGDSYPGRDSSRDTVTGTDGRIYTSDQATIWRWRDAFQHDFAARMDWTIKDAKSANHNPVVVVNGVGGHAPIAIEAKAGVPLTIDASATRDPDGNALSYRWFFYPEAGTGIPGRPVATGREVAIGGGGTHEEGGIPSAPEGGPKDPPARVTLADASTPRVTVTPRVPGTSHVILAVEDNGSPSLTSYRRVILTIR
- a CDS encoding Nif3-like dinuclear metal center hexameric protein, giving the protein MTAQEVVTRIQQALAADGIAWREPTVDTFKAGRPETSVRGIATTGMATLDVLHRAAAAGRNFVITHEPTFYNHLDQTAALEADTTYQAKLAFIGDQKLVVWRFHDHAHRMHPDPLVAGSARTLGLAQYVSPSERGIYVVPETTLRALAADIAKRLGGRAIRVCGDPQMKVTRISMGPGYGVPALTQAIDVSIGGESPESGGNAEYALDAHALGRQRGVILLGHMMSEDWGMREVADWLHRIVNGVPIEWLPAGEPFGPPRA
- a CDS encoding Nif3-like dinuclear metal center hexameric protein, with product MPSQPTRRAFLATAAAAAVAANLRSARAQGDGLTGQGDGLTAAQVIDQLQKRAGVPWREGDVDGIKAGTAETLVTGVATTVMATADVLRRAAATGRNFIVTQEPTFYTGAEDGGGRAGDPVYAAKKALVDDHHLVVWRFSEHWNARKPSEPVTALANALGWSAYGVADADAIYSIPETRLDALIEHVRTKLHARGGLRWLGPPDMRVQTVLLSPGTTDLASTVARMPRADVILAGEPREWEAVPYVLDARPRKGLLAVGRILSLEPSAAACAAWVRSVVPQVPAEAIVVGDPYWSAAAQSDPGVREGVS
- a CDS encoding carboxylesterase family protein gives rise to the protein MKVLAASILLGGALALAAAPPHALTTVRIAEGSLAGTLSADGAVAAFKGVPFAAPPIGAQRWRAPQPAAAWQGVRKADAFGATCTQNIVEARKPWTSEFMAHGPTAEDCLYLNVWTPAAAAGERHPVYVYIHGGANTEGSGSVPVYDGSGLASKGLVVVTINYRLGAFGFLAHPDLTQEASYHASGNYGLLDQIAAVKWVKANAAAFGGDPAQITIAGQSAGAFGVRNLIVSPLAKGQFQRAIAESGVSLGGFGASRTLADAEQDGVRFARAKNAASIAELRALPTSQIAAPPVGGVPIRWGTIVDNYALLAAEADALASGAYNDVPVLAGMNRDEGGAVPQPTVTGEAFRKQAAQRYGDRAAEFLKLYGAASDDEARAAQNASARDISRVTTSMWMSVRAGTSKTAAYTYFWDHTLPGPDAAQYGAFHTSEVPYAMNTLAFSNRPFTADDTRIADTMSSYWANFAAHGDPNGTGLPRWPSVAERPDATMNLGDTFAPIPLAGSVDKLALLRALLAPKPRS
- a CDS encoding GNAT family N-acetyltransferase; amino-acid sequence: MQATLRPATGDDADALTDLAHRAKAHWGYPASWMRKWDAQLTILPGYVEMHDVWVAERDGVIVGMCALEDRGARWMLEHVWVEPALHCGGIGTQLVRQALQAAGAQRGRTVELLSDPSATGFYEKLGARHVGEVPAPMPGARDRTLPRYVFDLPAPGQST